GGGACGCTCGCCATCTGGCCGGTCCAGGCGGAGTACGAGTCGTGCCTCCGCGAGGCGATCACCCAGCAGGCGACGGTGGGCTGCACCACCGAGTACAACACCGGGCTGTCCTCGTGGTTCGAGGAGATGACCGGTCAGCCGTTCCCCGGCTGATCCCCGAACTCCGCTGAGCCGGCGGCCAGGTCGCGCCGTCAGGAACGGTCGTCCGGCTCGGGGCGTCCGGCGAGCTGCAGCATCCCCCAGCCGATGAGCGCGCCGCACCCCGTCCCCGCCGCGAGCGCGCCGGCGAGGAGCAGCGGGCGGACGCCGAATTCCGCGAGTCCGCCGGGGCCGATCGCACCGGTGGCGAACAGTCCGACGAGAAGCGCGCAGACGGCGATCTCCACGACGAGGACGAGGACCGCGCGCAGGTCGGTGACGTGCCAGGCGGGCCTGCCGATCACGGCGACGAGGCCGCAGAGGAGGACGGCGAGCGGCGCGACGACCGCCCAGGCCGGCGGGTCCTGGGGCACGACGGCGAGGAGGGGGAAGCCGGGGAGCGGCACCTCGACCGCGGTGAATGGCGAGGCGAGCGCCCCGTCCGCGAGCATGATCCCGGCTCCGGACACCCAGGACAGCCCGAGCACGAGCACCGTCGGGGCGAACAGGAGCTGGACGACGGCGAGCCCGATCCCCGCGGCGGTCGGGTCCGAATAGAGGCCGACCACGGCGGCGGCGCGGTCCCACCCGAATGCGAGAGCGGCCAGGACGGCGAGGGCGCCGACGATGAGCAGTCCGAGGCCCGCGCGACGGAACGCCGCATGGCCCGAGCCGAGGGCGGCCTCCCACCGGGGTCCGCCCGCGCTCCTCATCCCGTCGCGCACGGCGTCGGCGATCGCGTGCCGACCGAGGCCGACGCCGATCGCCGTCCAGAGGACGAGCACGGTCCGGAGGAGTCCGAGGACCCCGGGGGCGATGTCGCCGAGGACGAGGGCGGGGACGAGGATCCCGAGCCCGAGGACCCCGCCGAGAGCGATTCTGGCGACGTTCCGCGGACGGGCGGCACCCGTCGCCGCCGGAGCGCCGAGCGCGGCGTCGACGTCGAGCGCGTGCCGGGTGCGGCGGGCGGCGTGGTGGACGAGGAGCCAGACCGCGAGGGTGAGCGCGGTCGGCGGCAGCAGATGGACATGGGTCTCGGTGCGTCCGCCGAGGCCGTGGACCACCCCGAGTCCGGTGGCCGCCCAGGCGGTGATGGCCGAGAGCGGACGCTGCTCGGCGATCCCGATGAACCACGCGAGGGTGGACAGGGCGAGGGCTGCGGGGACGAGGACGAGGAGTGCGCGTGCTCCCTCGGCGGCTCCGATGACGGCCGGGTGCCGCCCGATCCCCCGAGCCCGCCGGGGGGTGTCCGCTGATCTCTCCACCCGTGCCATGATGCCCGATCCGCCATCGCATGTGGCCGGTTCGACACACCCGGGGATCGGCCTCCGTGATAATTTTGGTGCCGTACGCACAGTGCGACCCATCGACGACGAGGAACGATTCCCCATGAGCTCCGGCAGCAATCTCCCTCCCGGCTCCGCGGGCGATCCGCGCGGCCCGCAGGGCTGGCAGCAGCCCCCGGCAGGCGGCTCCGGCGACGTCCCGCCCCCGCCCGGCTACGCCCCCGGCGGCGGCTGGGGCGGGCAGCTGCAGGGCACCCCGCCGCCGGCCTATTCGGCCTCCGGACCGCAGCAGGGCACCCCTCCCCCGGCGTACTCCGCCTCGGGCCCGGCCATGAGCACCGGCGGACAGACCCCGCAGCCCGCCCCGGCACCGGGCTACGTCCCGCCGGCGCAGCAGCAGGGGAAGAAGAAGTCGAAGATGCCGCTCATCCTGTCGCTCGCGGCGGTCGGTGTGGTCCTCCTCCTCGTCATCATCGGCGCGGTCGTGGTGAACTCGGTCAACCGCTCGCAGTACGGCCCGGACACCGTGGCCCAGGAGTACCTCACGGCGCTCGAGAACCAGGACTTAGCGGCGGCCAACGAGATCGCGGCGCCCACCGTGCCGAACGGCGCGAACGAGATGCTCCTCGACCCCAAGTACGCGGCGAACTCGCAGGAGAAGATCGCCGACGCCCGGGTCGAGGACACGACGATCAACGGCGACACCGCGACGATCCAGGCGAGCTACACGCTCGGCGGACAGCCCCACGAGCTCACCCTCAACGCGAACAAGGAGGGGCGACAGGGCCTGTTCTTCGACAACTGGGTGCTCACCGGTCCGGTCCTCCAGACCATCGCGATCGAGCTGCCCAAGATCGAGGGCGCGACGATCAACGACCAGGAGTTCGTCGCCGAGGATGCCGGCCGCACCGAGTACGCGGTGATGCCGGGCACCTATGCGGTGGCCACTCCGGACAACAAGTACGTCCAGGCGGGCTCCGACCAGGTCACCGTGGGCTTCTCCCCCACCGAGCAGCCCCAGCCGGCGTCGATGAACATCACCGTCGAGCCGACCGACGCCTTCCAGACCGACGTGCAGAAGGCGGTCGAGGACGCGATCAACGAGTGCGCGAAGAAGAAGGATCTCGAGCCCGAGGGCTGCCCGTTCGGGATCGGCGGGACCGATCAGCGCACCGGGGTCAATGCGATCGACGACGGCGTGGACGGAACGGTGAAGTACACCATCACCAAGCAGCCCAGGGTCTCCGCGTCGATGAGCTCGGACCTCTCGGCTGGCTCCTTCTTCACCTCGTCGGTGGGCAAGATGGAGTTCACCATGGATTCCGAGACCCAGGGCAGCGGAGCCTGGACCGGCAGCGGTGATCTCAGCGTCTCCGGGTCGGTGACCATCGAGGGGGATTCGGTCTCGATCGAGTTCTTCTGACGAGCTCCGCCCGCCGCGTCCGACGGCGCCGACCGCACGGTCGGCGCCGTCTCGCGTATCCGGCCCCACGGCCGGCAGATCCGAGTCCGCGGCGCCCGCTGGGCCCGCCTGCCGGGCGCGGGAGCTCAGCCCACCGTGCGCACGGGTGCGGGCACCCGGGCCGTCGCCTCGAACCAGGCGGCCGCGGCGAGCACCCCGGCGTCGTCGAAGCGGCGCCCGGCGATCTGCAGTCCGATCGTGCGTCCGTCGCCGGTGTACCCGGCGTTGACGCTCGCGGCCGGCTGCTCGGACATGTTGTACGGCACGGTGTAGGAGATGTGCCCCATCGGCTGATCGGGATCGTCGAACGGCATGGGGCGCTCGGCGGGGAACGCGGCGACCGGGGCGACCGGCGACAGGACGAGATCGAACCCGGCGGTCGCGCGCACGGTGACCTGCCGCATCGTCTGGATGCTCTGGTAGCAGCGGAGCACCTCGGACCCGGCCACGTCCGCCCCGGCCGTGCACCACCGGGCGACATAGGGGAGGATGCGCCGCTGGTCCTCGATGCCGAGGGCGCTGTAGTCGACCCAGGAGCGCACCCTCCAGAAGCGGTCGACGTCGGAGAGGAGGCCCTCGTCCATGAAGGGCTCGATCCGCTCGACCTCCGCGCCGGCGGCGGCGAACCGCTCGGCGGCGGCGTCGACCGCCGCGGCGACCTCGGGATCGGTGCCCATCCCGCAGCCGGCCGTCGTGTGCACGGCGATCCGCAGCCCGGCGGGATCGAAGCCCGACGCGGTGTAGTCCCCCTCGTAGGGCGGCAGCTCGGAGTAGTCGCGGTCGTCGGGCCGGCCGATCACCGTCATCGCCCGGCGGAGGTCGTCGACCGTCCGGGCGAGCGGGCCCGCACAGCGCCCGAGGTACGGTGCGTCGAGCGGGACGCGCCCGAAGCTCGGCTTGAGGGTGGCGAGCCCGAGCCACGTCCCGGGGAGCCGGATCGATCCGCCGATGTCCGAGCCGATGTGGATCGGACCGTACCCCGCCGCAGCGGCCGCGCCGGCCCCTGACGACGACCCGCCGGTGGTGAGCGCGGGATCGAGCGGTGACCGGGTGATCCCGTGGCGCGACGACACCCCGGAGGAGAGCATGCCCCAGTCGGGCATGACCGTCGATCCGAGGATGAGCGCACCGGCCTCGGTGAGCCGTTCGGTGATCGGCGCGTCGTGATCGGCCGGTGCCGGGTCGCCGGCGGCGTGGCCCGACGGCATCGGCACCCCGCGCCGGGCGATGTTCTCCTTGATCGTCACCGGCACGCCGTCGAGCGGCCCGCGTGCCTCCCCCGACCTCCACCGCCGGCCGGCGTCGGCCGCGGCCGCACGGGCGGTGTCGAGATCGGTGTGCCACAGGGCGTTGATCGTCGGCTCGCAGGCCGCGATGCGCTCGGCGACCGCGTCGACGACCTCGACGGGGTCGAAGTCCCCGGCGGCGTACCCGGCGGCGAGCGCCTCGCCCGACAGGTCGGCGAGGGTGGTGGCGGGGTCCGGTGCGACCGGGCCGCCGGCGCTGTGCTGTCCCATGGCTCTCCTCGTGTCGTCGGCCCGGAGGCGGGCGGGCACGGGGACGCCCGCGCGGCCGCGCACGGGCTCGGCATGCTCTCCGTCAGTGTAATGGAGACCACACGGACGGCGCCGGGGTCAGCTCCCCTGCAGCGGGAGCTCCGCGACGAGAGCGGAGAGGGCGCGGGCGCGGTGCGACCGGGCGTTCTTCTCCTCCGGTGCGAGCTCGGCGGCGGTCCGGTCGTCGCCGGCGGGCACGAAGATCGGATCATAGCCGAAGCCGTGCGCACCGCGCGGCTCGCGGGCGAGCGCGCCCTCGAACCGGCCGAGGCGCACGAGCTCGGTGCCGTCGGGGTCGACGAAGGCCGCAGCGCACACGAAGGCCGCACCGCGGTGCTCGTCGGGGACGTCGGCGAGCTGGTCGAGGAGCAGGCGGAGGTTCGCGGCATCGTCCCCGTGGCGTCCGGACCAGCGGGCGGAGAAGATCCCGGGGGCCCCGCCGAGCACGTCGACGGCGAGCCCGGAGTCGTCGGCGATTGCCGGCAGTCCGCTCGCGGCCGCGGCCGAGCGGGCCTTGAGCAGGGCGTTCTCCTCGAAGGTCACCCCGGTCTCGACGACCTCGGGCAGGTCGAGCTCGGCTGCGTCGCGCACGCTCACCGGTCGTCCTGCGGCGGACTCGAGGATTGCCGCGAGCTCGGCGCGCTTGCCCGCATTGCGGGTGGCGAGGACGACGGTGTCGATCATCAGCGCTCCGTGGAGGACGCGAGCGCAGCGCGCTGGATCTCGGTCAGCCGGGCGCAGCCGACGGCGGCGAGGTCGAGCATCGTGCCGAGCTCCCCGCGATCGAAGGGCGCTCCCTCGGCGGTGCCCTGCACCTCGACGAAGCTCCCGCTGCCGGTCATCACGACGTTCATGTCGGTCTCGGCGGTCGAGTCCTCCTCGTACGGGAGGTCGAGCACGGCGGTCCCGTCCACGATGCCGACGCTCACCGCTGCGACGGAGTCGACGAGGGGGTCGACGGCCGCAGGGATCCACCCGCGGCTCCGTCCGGTCGAGATCGCATCGGCGAGCGCGACGTAGGCGCCGGTGATCGCGGCGGTGCGGGTGCCCCCGTCGGCCTGGAGGACGTCGCAGTCGAGCTGGAGCGTGTTCTCCCCGAGCTTCTTCATGTCGACCACGGAGCGCAGGGCCCGGCCGATGAGCCGGGAGATCTCGTGGGTGCGGCCGCCGACCTTCCCTTTGATCGACTCGCGGGCATTGCGGGTGTTCGTCGCCCGCGGGAGCATCGCGTACTCCGCGGTCACCCAGCCGGACCCCTGCCCCTTGAGCCAGCGCGGCACGCCCTCGGTGAGCGAGGCTGCGCACAGCACGCGGGTGCGGCCGAACTCGACGAGGACGCTCCCCTCGGCGTGATCGAGCCAGTTGCGGGTGATCGTCACCTCGCGCAGCTCGTCGACTGCGCGTCCGTCGAAGCGGGTCATGGGGTCTCCTCGGGGGTCAGCGGCCTGCGGCCGGAGCGGGGTCGATGGTCCAGGAGGCGCCGGGTGCGGCGACGCCGATCGGGCCGTCGAACTCGCCGGCGGCCTCGGTGCGCACCGTGCCGGTATCGGTCCACGGCGGGATGTGGGTGAGGACGAGGGAGCGGGCGCCGGCGTCGGCGGCGACGCGGCCGGCGCGCAGTCCGGTGAGGTGGATGCCGCGCACGGTGTCGCGGTCCTCCTGGAACGCCGCTTCACAGAGGAAGACGTCGGCTTCGCGGGCGGCGGCGACGAGCGCCTCGCACGCGTCGGAGTCCCCCGAGTAGGTGAGCACGCCGCCGCCCGGGCCGGTCACCCGCAGCGCATAGGCCTCGACCGGGTGGTCGACGAGGAAGGCCTCGATGGAGAAGGGACCGACCGAGAACGATGCGCCGGGTGTGATGTCGTGGAACTCGAACATCGTCGACAGGTCGGTGTCGTGCGCCTGCTCCGCGCAGGGGCTCAGCCCCGGTTCGGTGTGGTAGGCCGCCGTGAGGCGCCGCTCGGTGCCGACCGGACCCCACACCGGGACGCGCTCGCGGCCGCCCCCGGGCTCCCCGGTGTCGAAGTAGAAGTCGGGGTCGTAGCTCCGGTGGACGTAGAGGCCGGTGACGTCGAGGCAGTGGTCGGGGTGGAGGTGGGAGAGGACGACTGCGTCGATCTGCGCCGGTGAGCAGTGCGCCTGGAGCGCGCCGAGCGCACCGCTGCCGAGGTCGAGGAGGATGCGGTGGGTGCGACCGCCGTCGTCGGCCTCGAGAAGGTAGCAGCTCGCGGCGGAGGTGGGGCCGGGGAACGAGCCCGAGGTGCCGATCGCGATCAGCCTCATGTGGGGTCCTCTTCGTCGGTGGGGATGAGGGAGTCGAGCAGGATCCCGGCGAGGCGCTCCTGCGCCCAGGTGAGGAAGTCGTAGACGGTGACGAGCATCGCTTCGCTGTCGGGGAGCTCGTCCTCGCGGGCGTAGAGCTCGTCGAGATCGGCGTCGGTCTCCAGGCCCAGTCGGCTCGCGACGACGAGCCGCACATCGGTGAGGGCGGTGAGCCAGGCGCGCTGGGCGGCGTCGTCGAGGACGATGCGGCCGGAAGCGCCGAGGGAGTGGAGCGCGGTGCGGAGGTTCGCGAGCTTCGACTCCCGGAGATCGAAATCGGTGAGCCGCCGGAACTCCGCCGAGCGCTCCGGATCGTCGGGGTCGACGTCGGGCAGCAGGCGCAGCAGCGCCGGGTCGGTGGGACGGTCGACCGCCTCGCCCATGCCGACGAGACGGGCGAGCTGCTCGGCCTCAGTGAGCCCGTCGGACTCCTGTCGGTCGTCCTCGCCGCCGCCGAGCAGGCCGGCGGTGTCGGAGAACACCGAGACGAAGAGGTTCCTCTCCGCGGTGCTGAGGTCGAGGCGGGCGGTGCCGCGCGGTCCGGGGGTGATCTTCACTCAGCCGTTCCCCCGGTCGGATGGGCGGCAGGCGGCCCACAGGCCGAATCCGTGCATCGCCTGGGTGTCGCGCTCCATCTCCTCGCGGGTCCCGGTCGCGACGACCGATCGGCCGTCCTCGTGGACCTCGTACATGAGCTTCTCGGACTTGAGCCGCGAATAGCCGAAGTAGCTCTGGAAGACATAGGTGACGTAGCTCATGAGGTTGACCGGATCGTTGAACACGATGGTCACCCACGGGTGGTCCGGCCGAGTCCTCGTCCGGTCCTCGACCTCCGGTTCGAGTACGGCCTGGGCACCGTCGGCGGTGGAAGTCACCCGTCCACTCTACGGGATGGCGGAGTGCCGGAACCCCGGAATCCGTGCAATAGGATCGGTCGTATGAGTGATCTCACACCCTCCTCGCCGTCGACGGCGCTCTTCACCGATCATTACGAGCTCACGATGCTCCAGGCCGCGCTCGCGGCGGGCACCGCCGACCGGCGCAGCGTGTTCGAGGTGTTCGGCCGTCGACTCCCCCACGGCCGTCGGTACGGTGTGGTCGCCGGCACCGGCCGGGTGCTCGAGATGCTCCGCGACTTCCGGTTCGGCTCCGCCGAGCTCGAGTTCCTCCGCTCCACCGGGGTGGTCGACGCCGCGACCCTCGACTGGCTCGCCGCCTACCGGTTCGGCGGGACGATCCGCGGCTACGCCGAGGGCGAGGTCTACTTCCCCGGCTCGCCGCTGCTCACCGTGGAGTCGACGTTCGCCGAGGCGGTCGTCCTCGAGACCCTTATCCTGTCCGCGCTCAACTACGACACCGCGGTCGCCTCGGCGGCCTCCCGGATGAGCGGCGCCGCCGGCGATCGGCCGTGCGCGGAGATGGGATCGCGCCGCACCCACGAGGCCGCGGCCGTGGCCGCCGCCCGTGCCTCGGTCATCGCCGGCTTCGCGTCGACCTCGAACCTCGAGGCCGGGCGCCGCTACGGGCTGCGCACGATCGGCACCTCGGCCCACTCGTTCACCCTCCTCCACGACTCGGAGCGCCAGGCCTTCGCCGCGCAGATCGAGTCGCTCGGCCGCGACACCGTCCTGCTCCTCGACACCTACGACGTCGACGCGGCGCTCGACATCGCGATCGAGCTCGCCGGGCCCGAGCTCGGCGGCGTGCGCCTCGACTCCGGCGACCTCGGGATCCAGGCGCACGAGGTGCGCGAGAAGCTCGACTCGCGCGGCGCGACGGGGACGAAGATCACCGTGACGAGCGACCTCGACGAGTACGCGATCGCATCCCTCCAGGCGGCCCCGGTCGACGCCTACGGCGTCGGCACCCGGGTCGTCACCGGATCGGGAGCTCCCACGGCGAGCCTCGTCTACAAGCTCGTCGCCCGCCAGGGCTCCGACGGCACGTGGGTGGCGGTCGAGAAGGCGTCGAAGAACAAGTCCTCGCGCGGCGGGATCAAGCAGGCCGTGCGCAGCTACGACGGCACGATCGCGACCGAGGAGTCGATCGGCGTCCCCGACCTCCCGGCCGACTTCGACGGCCGCCCGCTGCTCGTCGATCTCGTCACCGACGGCACGATCGACGATGCGCTCACCGGAGCCGAGGGCGTGCGGAGGGCGCAGGTGCGCCATGCCGAATCGATCGCCGAGCTCCCCCGCTCGGCCCACCGGCTGCAGGACGGCGAGCCGGCGATCCCGACGGTATACTACTCCGACTGAGCCCCCGGCGCGGGTGCATACGGCGTCCGGGTCGTGCAGGTGCCCGTGCCCACCGGCGCCCTGGGGACGACGCCGCGCTCAGCGACGGCCGACGAACCAGGCCTGGAGCTTCTGGATCCGCGCCTGGATCTGCGCCCGGCTCGCCTGTGCGACCGGCGGGCCGCCCCCGGCGGGGCGGAGCTCGACATGGATCGTGCCGTGCGGCTTGCCGGTCCGCCGCGCCCAGGCGCCGACGAGGCTCTGCAGTTGGGTGCGCTCCTCCTTGAGCGCACGGTGCTCGAGCTCGTCGGTCACCGCCGGTGCCGGTCCGTCGGCCCCGGATCCGTTCGTCCTGCGCTTCGTCTGCTCGGCCTGCCGGGTGCGCAGCAGGGCGGTGACCTGGTCGGGGTCGAGGAGACCGGGAAGTCCGATGAAGTCGAGCTCGTCCTCGGAGCCGACCGCTCCCCCGGCCCCGAACTCGCCGCCGTCGAACAGCACGCGGTCGAAGGATGCCTGGGCATCGAGCGCCTCGAAGGAGCCGAGCAGGTCGTCGGATGCGCTCTCCGCGGCGTTCGCGCGGTCGAGCGCCTCGTCGTCGAAGCTCACCTCCGCGTCGTCCTCGGGGTCGGGGCGCCGATCGAGAGCGTGGTCGCGCTCGGCCTCGAGGGCGTTGGCGAGCGCGAGGAGGATCGGCACGCTCGGGAGGAAGATCGAAGCGGTCTCCCCGCGCTTGCGGGCCCGCACGAAGCGTCCGATCGCCTGCGCGAAGAACAGCGGGGTCGACGAGGAGGTCGCGTACACGCCGACGGCGAGCCGGGGCACGTCCACGCCCTCGGACACCATCCGGACCGCGACCATCCAGCGCCGGTCGGACTCCTGGAACTCCTCGATCCGCCGGCTCGCACCGGCCTCGTCGGACAGCACCACGGTGACCGGTTCCCCGGTGAGCTCCCGGAGCCGCTTCGCATAGGCGCGCGCGGTCTCCTGATCGGTCGCGATGACGAGGCCGCCGGCGTCGGGCACGGTGCGACGGACCTCGGTGAGCCGGCGGTCGGCGGCGGTGAGGACGGCGGGGATCCACTCGCCCTTGGGGTCGAGCGCGGTGCGCCAGGCCTGGGCGTGGATGTCCTTCGTCGCCTCGGCGCCGAGCAGGGCAGTCATCTCGTCACCGGTCTTCGTCCGCCACCGCATCTGCCCGGAGTACGTCATGAAGATCACCGGGCGGACGACGCCGTCCTTGAGGGCGCGGGCGTAGCCGTACGAGTAGTCCGACTGCGAGATCCGGATGCCCTCGTCGTCGGGGGCGTACTCGACGAACGGGATCGGCGAGGTGTCCGAGCGGAACGGCGTGCCGGTGAGCGACAGGCGCCGCCGCGCGGGTTCGAACGCCTCGCGGATCGCATCGCCCCACGACAGGCTGTCGCCGGCGTGGTGGATCTCGTCGAGGATGACGAGCGTGCGGGCGGCGGCGGTGCGGTTGTGGTGGAGCACCGGCTTGGCCGCCACCTGGGCGTAGGTGACCGCGACCCCGTGGTAG
This Brevibacterium ihuae DNA region includes the following protein-coding sequences:
- a CDS encoding MBL fold metallo-hydrolase, which encodes MRLIAIGTSGSFPGPTSAASCYLLEADDGGRTHRILLDLGSGALGALQAHCSPAQIDAVVLSHLHPDHCLDVTGLYVHRSYDPDFYFDTGEPGGGRERVPVWGPVGTERRLTAAYHTEPGLSPCAEQAHDTDLSTMFEFHDITPGASFSVGPFSIEAFLVDHPVEAYALRVTGPGGGVLTYSGDSDACEALVAAAREADVFLCEAAFQEDRDTVRGIHLTGLRAGRVAADAGARSLVLTHIPPWTDTGTVRTEAAGEFDGPIGVAAPGASWTIDPAPAAGR
- the rdgB gene encoding RdgB/HAM1 family non-canonical purine NTP pyrophosphatase, whose amino-acid sequence is MIDTVVLATRNAGKRAELAAILESAAGRPVSVRDAAELDLPEVVETGVTFEENALLKARSAAAASGLPAIADDSGLAVDVLGGAPGIFSARWSGRHGDDAANLRLLLDQLADVPDEHRGAAFVCAAAFVDPDGTELVRLGRFEGALAREPRGAHGFGYDPIFVPAGDDRTAAELAPEEKNARSHRARALSALVAELPLQGS
- a CDS encoding DUF2017 family protein; amino-acid sequence: MKITPGPRGTARLDLSTAERNLFVSVFSDTAGLLGGGEDDRQESDGLTEAEQLARLVGMGEAVDRPTDPALLRLLPDVDPDDPERSAEFRRLTDFDLRESKLANLRTALHSLGASGRIVLDDAAQRAWLTALTDVRLVVASRLGLETDADLDELYAREDELPDSEAMLVTVYDFLTWAQERLAGILLDSLIPTDEEDPT
- a CDS encoding DEAD/DEAH box helicase, which codes for MTGPQRVPGTSAAEHLPPAFPERAAWGTAGKLRAWQAEALDQYFRTEPRDFLAVATPGAGKTTFALRLAAELLAQHKVDRVTVVAPTEHLKTQWADAAGRVGIRLDPRFKNSQGRHGAGYHGVAVTYAQVAAKPVLHHNRTAAARTLVILDEIHHAGDSLSWGDAIREAFEPARRRLSLTGTPFRSDTSPIPFVEYAPDDEGIRISQSDYSYGYARALKDGVVRPVIFMTYSGQMRWRTKTGDEMTALLGAEATKDIHAQAWRTALDPKGEWIPAVLTAADRRLTEVRRTVPDAGGLVIATDQETARAYAKRLRELTGEPVTVVLSDEAGASRRIEEFQESDRRWMVAVRMVSEGVDVPRLAVGVYATSSSTPLFFAQAIGRFVRARKRGETASIFLPSVPILLALANALEAERDHALDRRPDPEDDAEVSFDDEALDRANAAESASDDLLGSFEALDAQASFDRVLFDGGEFGAGGAVGSEDELDFIGLPGLLDPDQVTALLRTRQAEQTKRRTNGSGADGPAPAVTDELEHRALKEERTQLQSLVGAWARRTGKPHGTIHVELRPAGGGPPVAQASRAQIQARIQKLQAWFVGRR
- a CDS encoding amidase; amino-acid sequence: MGQHSAGGPVAPDPATTLADLSGEALAAGYAAGDFDPVEVVDAVAERIAACEPTINALWHTDLDTARAAAADAGRRWRSGEARGPLDGVPVTIKENIARRGVPMPSGHAAGDPAPADHDAPITERLTEAGALILGSTVMPDWGMLSSGVSSRHGITRSPLDPALTTGGSSSGAGAAAAAGYGPIHIGSDIGGSIRLPGTWLGLATLKPSFGRVPLDAPYLGRCAGPLARTVDDLRRAMTVIGRPDDRDYSELPPYEGDYTASGFDPAGLRIAVHTTAGCGMGTDPEVAAAVDAAAERFAAAGAEVERIEPFMDEGLLSDVDRFWRVRSWVDYSALGIEDQRRILPYVARWCTAGADVAGSEVLRCYQSIQTMRQVTVRATAGFDLVLSPVAPVAAFPAERPMPFDDPDQPMGHISYTVPYNMSEQPAASVNAGYTGDGRTIGLQIAGRRFDDAGVLAAAAWFEATARVPAPVRTVG
- the rph gene encoding ribonuclease PH yields the protein MTRFDGRAVDELREVTITRNWLDHAEGSVLVEFGRTRVLCAASLTEGVPRWLKGQGSGWVTAEYAMLPRATNTRNARESIKGKVGGRTHEISRLIGRALRSVVDMKKLGENTLQLDCDVLQADGGTRTAAITGAYVALADAISTGRSRGWIPAAVDPLVDSVAAVSVGIVDGTAVLDLPYEEDSTAETDMNVVMTGSGSFVEVQGTAEGAPFDRGELGTMLDLAAVGCARLTEIQRAALASSTER
- a CDS encoding nicotinate phosphoribosyltransferase; protein product: MSDLTPSSPSTALFTDHYELTMLQAALAAGTADRRSVFEVFGRRLPHGRRYGVVAGTGRVLEMLRDFRFGSAELEFLRSTGVVDAATLDWLAAYRFGGTIRGYAEGEVYFPGSPLLTVESTFAEAVVLETLILSALNYDTAVASAASRMSGAAGDRPCAEMGSRRTHEAAAVAAARASVIAGFASTSNLEAGRRYGLRTIGTSAHSFTLLHDSERQAFAAQIESLGRDTVLLLDTYDVDAALDIAIELAGPELGGVRLDSGDLGIQAHEVREKLDSRGATGTKITVTSDLDEYAIASLQAAPVDAYGVGTRVVTGSGAPTASLVYKLVARQGSDGTWVAVEKASKNKSSRGGIKQAVRSYDGTIATEESIGVPDLPADFDGRPLLVDLVTDGTIDDALTGAEGVRRAQVRHAESIAELPRSAHRLQDGEPAIPTVYYSD
- a CDS encoding DUF6350 family protein, with the translated sequence MERSADTPRRARGIGRHPAVIGAAEGARALLVLVPAALALSTLAWFIGIAEQRPLSAITAWAATGLGVVHGLGGRTETHVHLLPPTALTLAVWLLVHHAARRTRHALDVDAALGAPAATGAARPRNVARIALGGVLGLGILVPALVLGDIAPGVLGLLRTVLVLWTAIGVGLGRHAIADAVRDGMRSAGGPRWEAALGSGHAAFRRAGLGLLIVGALAVLAALAFGWDRAAAVVGLYSDPTAAGIGLAVVQLLFAPTVLVLGLSWVSGAGIMLADGALASPFTAVEVPLPGFPLLAVVPQDPPAWAVVAPLAVLLCGLVAVIGRPAWHVTDLRAVLVLVVEIAVCALLVGLFATGAIGPGGLAEFGVRPLLLAGALAAGTGCGALIGWGMLQLAGRPEPDDRS
- the clpS gene encoding ATP-dependent Clp protease adapter ClpS, which gives rise to MTSTADGAQAVLEPEVEDRTRTRPDHPWVTIVFNDPVNLMSYVTYVFQSYFGYSRLKSEKLMYEVHEDGRSVVATGTREEMERDTQAMHGFGLWAACRPSDRGNG